GGCGTTTCGACCACTGGTACCGGCAGCGGCAGATCCAGAATGGCGCGCAAATGTAGCTCAAACTGGCTGATGGACGCACCATTTTGTGTCCAGTGTCCGCTATTGTGCACGCGTGGAGCCAGCTCGTTAATGAGCAAGTGATCGCCGACGATAAAGCATTCCATCGCCATCACGCCCACATAACCCAGCGCATTCATTATTGCGGACAGCATCTGCTCTGCCTGCTGTTGCAACTGCGGATCGGGCTGAGGGAAAGCCACGCTGGTACGCAGAATGCCATCCTGATGCAGGTTATGAGTGAGCGGGTAGAACACACATTTGCCGTGCGTATTGCGGGCCCCCACCAGCGAGACTTCGCCAGAAAAGTTAATGCCTTGCTCAACGATGCATTCGCCGTAGCAGTCAGCGGGCAGCGTCTGCTGTTCGCCATCGCGCAAGCGCCACTGCCCACGGCCGTCGTAACCGCCGACGCGACGTTTAACGATAGCGAGTTCACCCAATGAGGCAAAGACGTGTGGCCATTCATCGGCACTAACCAGCAACTGCCAAGGTGCGGTTGCCAGATTCAACGAATCCAGCAGCTGCTTTTGCGTCAGGCGATCGGCCAGACGCGGGAAAATATCGCGGTTTGCAAACGCCGTGTGCTCGGCTAACTCGCGCGTGAGGGCGGTTTCCGGCCAGCGTTCGATCTCGGCGGTAATGACACTGTTATGAAACGGAACCGATTCCGGTTCTGCATCCAGACCCACTGGGTAAACCGCAATACCTAGCGGTTCACCAGCCTGACGCAGCATTCTGCCCAACTGACCATTGCCTAATACGCAGACCGGTTTCATGCCTCCTCCCGCGGATCGGGATGAGAGAGCACATCATCGGTTTGCGCCTGACGCCAGTCTGCCAGTCGGGTGGCGATGCCATTGTCATGCAGGGCAAGAATTTGTGCGGCCAGCAGAGCCGCATTCGCTGCGCCCGCTTTGCCAATAGCCAATGTGCCGACCGGGATGCCGCGCGGCATCTGGACGATGGAATACAGGCTGTCTACCCCGCTCAGCGTTGAGCTTTGTACCGGCACGCCAAGCACGGGAACCAGCGTTTTTGCTGCCAGCATACCCGGCAGGTGTGCTGCGCCGCCTGCGCCCGCGATAATCACATCAAAACCGTTCTGTGCCGCCTGCTCAGCGAAGCTGAACAGTTTATCCGGCGTCCGGTGTGCAGAAACGACTTCGGTATGAAAAGGAATGTTCAGCGTGGTGAGGATTTCCGCAGCAAACTGCATGGTGGCCCAGTCACTCTTTGAACCCATGACGATGGCAATTTTAGCCGGGGCAACGTTGGATGACATGCCTGTAACGCTCCTGTAGTTGTACCTATAATTGTACGTGTTCGTGACGCGTTCGCGTCGGCCAGACAGGGAGGGTCTGACGTTGAGGGCGTAGAGCATATCACGCCATTATGGCGAGGAAAACGGTTGCGTATGCGCAAATTCTGGGGGAGTAAGGCGAGAGACCGTTAAGTCAATGTCAGGAAACGCATTAAAATGGGAAGGAAATCAGTTCGATATTTTGTGGTGTGACCTTAATCATCGACCCTTCTTCATGCCAGGCTCCGAGAACGGCGCGACGACCAGAAGATTCACCGAGATCGACCTGATGAATGGCCGGGCGGTGCGTGTGGCCGTGGATCATCGTTTCCACTTGATAATGCCGTAGGCGTTCAAGTACGGCGTCGTGATTGACATCCATAATCTGCTGCGATTTTTTCTGGTTTTCCTGCTGGCTGGTCGCCCGCATCTTCGCTGCAATGCGCATACGTAGCGACAGCGGCAATAGCAGGAAGAGTCTCTGAATAAATGGGTTATGTACCCGACGGCGGAATTGCTGGTAATGCCGATCGTCAGTGCACAACGTATCACCATGCAGAATGAGAATCTTTTGGCCGTAGAGATCGAGCACCGTTTCCGTCGGCAGCAGCGTCATTCCGCTTTGCTTGGCGAAACGCTTACCGATCAGGAAATCACGGTTACCGTGCACGAAATAGCAGGGAATGCCGCGCTGATGTAAGGCATACAGCTCCGCTGCGACAGTCGCATGCAGCGGTTGGAGATCGTCGTCACCAATCCAGGCATCGAACAGGTCGCCAAGAATGTACAGCGCATCTGCATCAATCGCATCATGGCGTAAAAAACGCAGAAAACCGGCGGTAATCGCCGGTTCATGAATACTTAAATGCAGATCGGCAATGAACAGCGTTGCCATGCAGGTCGGATTATTCGCTGACCGTTACGTGGGTAATTACCACGTCTTCTTTCGGTACGTCCTGATGCATGCCGCTGCGGCCGGTAGCCACGCCTTTGATTTTATCAACAACGTCCATGCCTTCGGTGACTTCAGCGAATACGCAGTAGCCCCAGCCATCGGCACGCTCTGAACGGAAGTTCAGGAAATCGTTATCAACGAGGTTGATAAAGAACTGGGCAGTTGCCGAGTGCGGATCGTTGGTACGCGCCATCGCCAGCGTGCCACGGGTATTTTTCAGACCGTTGTTGGCTTCATTTTTGATTGTCGCATTGGTTTCTTTCTGATCCATGCCGGGAGCGAAGCCGCCGCCCTGAATCATAAAACCATTAATCACGCGGTGAAAAATCGTGTTGTCATAAAAACCGCTGCGACAGTAGTTCAGGAAGTTTTCTACGGTAACCGGCGCTTTGTCTGCAAACGTATTAATAACGATATCGCCGTGGTTGGTATGAAGCGTAATCATAATAATGAACCCTAGATAGCCTTAGTGATTAAGAGTGCTGTTCACAAAATGCGGTGAACAACAAGAGCGCTGTTATAGCATAACTGGTCGATTGAGTCAGTACTTCGCGCTTACTGCACCGCTGTTAGCGGTTGGATGGATGAGAAAATCGTATAAAAAGGTTTACTACTCTGATTTTGGTAGGCGTCAAATAATATGTGCGCTTAAGAATGGTGCGCAATAAGGTGTTAATCAGGCAATAGGGACTTTTAAAAACAAATAAATTGATTAAAAATTAAAATAATAGTTAATTAATTTGAATGAGATTTTTGTTGCCCCAGATCAATGTTTTGCGTAATCAACGTGTTCTTTTTTTGTGGCTCAGATTAATCTGAGAGTAATTCTTATTCTTCATAAATAACTCTAAAGAGATAGGTGAACTATGCTGGGTATTCTGGATAGTGTTAATCGTTTATTAGACAAACCGGATTTTGGCAAACTGTTTTTGCGCGTATCTTTCAGCATTTTGATGCTGTTTCATGGCTGGCATAAGGTACACGGTGGAATCGGTGCCATTGAAGGCATGCTGACCTCGGCAGGGCTCCCTGCTTTTGTTGGTTACGGTGTCTATGTCGGAGAAGTCATCACCCCTATTCTGATGATTCTCGGGATTCTTACACGTCCTTCTGCGCTGATCTTCTCCTTTACCATGGTCGTCGCAACCTTACTGGTTCACCCTGAAGGTTTTGTCACGCTGGCCAAAACCGGCGCCTGGGGTGTTGAAGGCACGGCGGTGTTCTTCTTTGCGGGTATCGCGATTGCCCTGCTCGGTAGCGGAAAATACTCTGTGATGTCCAATCCGCGCTGGCGTTAATGGTTTTTTGTCGGCGGATTGCTTTTGTCAGTCACCGTCAATGATGTGAAATGGCCCGGATTTTCCGGGCCATTTCATTTTTATCCTTTCTCGCTGATTCCCTCTTCTTATTAACCTTGCAATACAGTAGGGTTCAGGTTTCAATACGCCGTTGGGTGTTAACCCTGAATGCATTGATGTTGCTGACGCTAACTGCGGCTGTGAAAACCATTTCTTTGAAACCATTTTTTTGTGAAAACCATTTTTTATAAAAACACTGGAACGCCCTGATGCTAAAGATTTTTAATACGCTGAGTCGCCAAAAAGAGGAATTTAAACCTATCCACGCCGGTCAGGTGGGAATGTATGTGTGTGGCATCACCGTTTATGACCTGTGTCATATCGGTCACGGGCGTACTTTCGTGGCGTTTGATGTGGTGGCGCGGTATTTGCGGTATCTGGGATATTCACTGAAATATGTGCGTAATGTCACCGATATTGACGACAAAATTATTAAACGTGCTGCCGAAAATGGGGAAACCAGTGACCAACTGACGACCCGCATGATCGCAGAGATGCACGCCGATTTTGATGCGTTGAATATTCTGCGTCCGGATGCTGAGCCGCGTGCGACGCACCATATTGCCGACATCATCGAAATGGTGGAAGCGCTGATCGCCCGTCGCCACGCCTATGTCGCGAGTAATGGTGATGTGATGTTCTCCGTTGATACCGCGCCGGGTTACGGCGTGCTGTCTCGTCAGGATTTGGATCAGTTGCAGGCTGGCGCGCGCGTTGAAATTACCGAAGTGAAGCGTAACCCGATGGATTTCGTGCTGTGGAAAATGTCCAAGCCGGGTGAACCGCACTGGTCCTCTCCGTGGGGAGAAGGGCGCCCTGGCTGGCACATCGAATGTTCTGCCATGAACTGCAAACAGCTGGGCACGCATTTTGATATTCACGGCGGCGGCTCAGATTTGATGTTCCCGCACCACGAAAACGAGATCGCGCAGTCCAGCTGTGCACACGACGGCTCGTATGTGAATTACTGGATGCATTCCGGCATGGTGATGGTTGACCGCGAAAAGATGTCAAAGTCGCTCAACAATTTCTTCACCGTACGCGATGTGTTGGCGTATTACGACCCAGAAACCGTGCGTTACTTTCTGATGTCTGGCCACTACCGTAGCCAGTTGAACTACAGCGAAGACAACCTGAAGCAGGCGCGTGCAGCGTTGGAACGTTTGTATACGGCGCTGCGTGGAACGGATCTCAGCATTGCGGCGCACGGCGGTGACGAGTTTGAAGCCCGTTTCCGTGAGGCGATGGACGACGATTTCAACACGCCGGAAGCCTATTCGGTACTGTTTGATATGGCGCGTGAAGTTAACCGCCTGAAAACGGAAGATGTACAAGCGGCGAATCAGTTGGCATCGGCACTGCGTAAACTGTCTGGCGTGCTTGGCCTGCTGGAGCAGGATCCTGAGCAGTTTCTGCAAAATGGCACACAGGTGGATGACGAGGAAGTGAAAGAAATCGAAGCGTTAATCCAGCAGCGTAAAGATGCGCGTGCGGCGAAAGACTGGGCGCTGGCGGATCAGGCTCGCGATCGCTTGAATGAAATGGGTATCGTGCTGGAAGATGGCCCGCAGGGAACGATCTGGCGCCGTAAGTAGAGTTTTCTTCCTGTAACACGCTTTCAGTAAATAAAAAGCCCGCGACATGAATCGCGGGCTTTTTTTCGCCGAGAACGATGACGTAAAGGTTATTCGGCGACTTTTACCGTCTCGCCGTTGAACCGAACGGTTTGCCCTGCAACGATTTTGCAGCGTTTTCGGGTTTCCGTCTGGCCGTCAACGGTCACGTCGCCTGCGGCGATAGACAATTTGGCTGCTGCGCCACTTTCACTCCAGCCCAGCAGTTTCAAGAGATCGCACAGTTCAACGTGCGGATGTTTTTCAAGATTAAAGGTTGCCATAAATTCCTGCTTATCGGTGTTTGACTCGCCAATTATTCGGCGTGGTCATGATACTCTTCGCACGCCTGTAGCGTGTTTTGAATCAGTGTGGCAACGGTCATTGGGCCGACGCCGCCCGGTACAGGGCTGATGTAAGATGCGCTTTCCTGCGCCGTTTCAAATTCCACATCGCCGACCACTTTGCCGCTTTCCAAACGGTTGATACCCACGTCCAGTACAATCGCGCCCGGCTTAATCCATTCGCCGGGGATGAAGCCCGGTTTACCCACCGCGACAACCAGCAGGTCGGCGTTTTCAACATGGTGGCGTAGATTTTTGGTGAAACGGTGCGTGACGGTAGTCGTACAGCCAGCCAGCAGCAGTTCCAGACTCATCGGACGGCCAACGATATTGGACGCGCCGACCACAACGGCATTCAGCCCGAAGGTGTCGATATTATAACGCTCCAACAGCGTGATGATGCCGCGTGGCGTACAGGCTCGCAGCATGGGCGCGCGCTGGCACAGACGACCCACGTTGTAAGGATGGAAGCCATCCACATCCTTACTTGGCGCGATGCGTTCAATCACCTTGGTATTATCGATGCCTTCCGGCAGCGGAAGCTGAACCAGAATACCGTCAATCGTCCGATCGGCGTTGAGCTGGTCGATAAGCGTCAACAGCTCTGATTCCGTTGTGGTGATGGGTAAATCATAAGAGCGGGAAATAAAGCCGACTTCTTCACACACCTTGCGCTTGCTGGCGACATAAATCTGTGACGCAGGATTCTCGCCGACCAGTACAACAGCCAGACCCGGTGCACGTTTTCCTTCTGCCAAACGCTGCGTGACTCGTGCGGCAACTTCGTCTTTAACCTGCTGCGCAATCGTTTTACCATCAATAATCTTTGCTGCCATCTGAGAAGAGACCCATCAATTTGAAATAGGGGGAGATGGCCGCTATTTTGTCAGAAGCTGCGTGCGCTGTCAGGTATTGCATCAATATTAATTATTTCTAGATTGAAACTGAGAGCGCTATTCACTCACCGCGAACCGGTAAAAAAACAGGCTGACGTATCTGTGAAATTTATTTCATCGGAAATGAGATATAACGTCATGATTTAAAGAAACAAATATTTATTCATCATCTATATTTACTTTGCAGGCTGTGAGTAGCGATACAACAAATGCACCGTACTTGCTTCGGTGTCACGTGCGCTTGTCTGCAATTTGGGGTTAATTGACCGACAAAAGGGTGACACAGCAACTGATATTCGGGGGATGCAAAAATGGATGTAGAAACGCGGATGATTGAGCTTATCGTTAAATCTGGCGAAACACGTTCCTGCGCAATGGAAGCACTGAGATCTGCTCGCCGAGGGGAGTGGGATCACGTCGATGAATTATTAAAAATGGCGGCGGTGGCGCTGAACCGAGCGCAGTTGATCCAGACTGGATTTATTGGCAACCAGAGTAAGGAAAAAGCCAATATCGAACTTATCGTGGTGCACGCGCAGGATCATCTGATGAATGCGATGCTGTGCCGTGAGCTGGCTGAAGAGATTATTGAACTCAGAAAAGAGGTCTCTGGCGTCAATCTCCACATGCGCTAGCCGCATCGCGGAGCAAAGGGAAAAGCCATTCAGTTTTACGCTGAGTGGCTTTGCTGCTTCTACCCGCCGCTGATTTTCAGCGTAGCTTAATGAGCGATTGACCGTTTCACATGGACATCATTCATGACACCACTCTTCGTACACGTAGATGTTAAAAGGAAACTTTAATGGCCTCATTTCATTCCTTGTGGTGGCAAGAGAACGTCGTTTTACCAAAGCGGCGGCGAAGCTCGGGCTTTCCCAGTCGGCACTAAGCCATTCGATTAGCGGCACTTATCGGGCTCGGTCTGGCCTATGTACCGGAAGATTCGGTACGAGATGACATTGCCAGCGGGCGCCTGATGCGGGTACTAACGGAATGGTGTCCGCCGTTCCCTGGTTACTACCTGTATTATCCCAGCAGCAAACAGCATACCACTGCCTTCTCACTGTTTGTGGAAGTGCTGCGCTACCCGCGTTAGGATTGAGTTCTTGGGCTGTAAGTCAGGCGATTAAAAAGCGTTTGAGATAATCGGTTCCACCGACAAATTTTGAATATTCAAGGAAATGAAATGTGTTCTGATAATAATGACGCGCTTTTAGCGATTTTTTCTGGTGAGTTTAGCGTTAGCGACGATGTCTGGACGTTGGATGCCGTGCGGTGGGGTTTTGTTGAGAAGAAAAAGATTATCGCCAGCTTGAAAGGGAAAATGGGGAGCGGCCCGTTTAATGCAGAGATAGAGTTATTATGGCGGGAAGAACTCAAAGACTATTTCGGCAGAGGCGAAATTACCTATGATAATTTCCGCTCGGAATACAAAACTAATGGTTTCGCAATAAAAATAATGGCATCAGATATTTATGTAGAAGATGATGTTTGTGTTATTGACGATGCTGAATGGCTGGAAAATGGCTATCCATATTCATTTTATGGCGATCTAGAGCGGGTAGCGAACTGAAGTAAAGCGAACTGAAGTAAATAGCGGTTGTTTTCAACAGTGATCCCTATTCACATAACGTCTAAAGCGCTTGAGCCTCCATCCCTGCAATCACGAGTAAACTGAGTTTCACGGCGTTGCTGTCTCCGAACCTTGCTACCTCATATTCTGGTCGTGTAAGTAAGTACGGATGCCTTAGAACCCTTCTCCTGCCTCGATCTTGTGGGGCCCGTCAGCCTTATTCTGTGACGGACATAAACACTGTACATACCGTTACACAGCAACGCTCATCATCCAGGATAAGCCTGGTATATAATCCGAAAATACGGGGATAGATTTACTGTGGACATAAAAATTCACAAATTTCAAACAATAAATATCATGTAGTCTTACTTTATAATGAAAATCAAAAATACTCTCTGCCTACATATCCTGATGGCTACCCTCGCCATCCTGTTTCTTAGCGTTCCCCCGCTGGTGAAGAGCATTGATCCGGCGCTAACGTTCCAGCCTCTGATTAACACAATGGAAGGGACGACAAAGGAACAAAAGGAGAAAATAGCCACCATTTCCCATGCGTTACAGGGGAATGCGATTTTCTTTCTCGGGGCTTCTGAGGTCTCGACCTCTGAAGACGAACATTACGCAGTATATAATTACTTTAATAATCAGTTACATCGTCCGGTCGTGGCCTATGGCGATAGCTATGTCGATAGTGTCACACATTTTTTACTGCTCTCACGCTTTAAAAACGAGCTTAATGCTAACAGTAAGGTTGTTTTGCTGCTGGCACCGGATAGCTTTTATTCAGACGGTATTCCCCCTGCTATTTTTGCCAACAATTTCCCTGCGTCTATTTTTGATCCGCTGATGAAAGATGATCAGACGCGTCCCTTTTTGGTCAATTACTTACAACATATCGATAAAGAAGAGATAAGCCATTTAACGTTCGGACAAATGAAGGTCTATGGTTGGGATCCACAAATTATCTGGCAGGAAGTGAGTTATCAATTTGCTAATTTCTGCGAGCTGATAAAAAACGACTGGCTGGCGATGTTACGTATTGTTCCTCAGCCCACGCAACCGTGGCCTCAGCAACCCGCCTCCAGCATGATTCCAGACTGGAATCGCGAGTTGGCGCAGGCTCATGTGCTGAACCAGTCCCGTCAGCAAAGTGCAGAGACATTGTGGATGGATAAAGCTGTGTTTGCAGACGATCAAACGCCGGAAGAGTGGGATAACGCACCGATTGTTCCGGCGCAGATGGAGGCCTTAAGGGCGACGGTCAAGCTGCTGAAAGCGCGCAACGTCCAGTTTGTGGTCATTGTCGATCCGATTAATCCGTGGGCGATTAATAATTCCGAGAAATTCCAACCAGTGGATAGCCAAATCAGGTCGATGCTGGAAGAAAATCAGGTGCGCTATTTTGATATGTATGCGCAGCCTTATCAGAACGGTTGGAATTGGGATCGCCTGCATCCAACTGAACCGGCATGGGTCGCCATGGATCAATTTATTGCAGAGAGTTTTAAATGATGAAAACTGCCATTCGCCTTTTTTTCCTTTATCTCTTTCTGGCAGTCACCCTCGTCGCGTGGACCTCTGTTGATGAAAGCATGAGTTTAAAAGTGCATTTTGAATATCAAAAATTCTGAAGGATGAATGATGTACAGCTCCGGAATGTTTTTTTTCCTTCTGTTTTCATCAGCATTACTGTTTGCGCTGGTTAATCGCGTATTCCGTTATCGGCTGACGTATTTATCCGCCTTTTCCGTATTGGCGGTATTCGGCTGGGGGTATATTTTCCAGGGGGATTACATTGTTCCCGTGGCCGTGTTCCTGAGCTTTTATGTTCTCGTCACCTTAAAAGAGAAAGGTTGGTTAAAAACCTGGCAAGCGGTCAGCCTGACGCTGCTGCCGCTGTTCTTGGTGAAATTACACCTCAACAACCACTGGGGCATGATCGGCCTGTCCTTTATGACCTTCCGCGCCATAGATGTGCTGCTTTATCGCAGCAAAAAGGATGGTCGGAATATCTTGCACTACTTCTGCTACCTCTTTATGCCTTTTATTATTCTGGCTGGCCCGATGTATCGCTGGCGGACATGGGTGAATGACATTAATAAGCCGGTCTTCATTATTACCCGTGAGCAGTTTTTAGTGGCGATGGAGCAAATTTTCACCGGTATTATCCAGAAGTTCCTATTCGCCATGCTGATCAATAATCTGGTTATTGAGTCGTGGAGCCAGCGCCCGTTTACGTTAAGTGTGGGTGTCGTGATGTCGCTGGCTTACAGCGCTTACCTTTACTTTGATTTTGCTGGCTACAGCAATATGGCTATCGGGGCAGGGCGCTTGTTTGGTCTGAACATCCCAGCGAACTTCAATATGCCTATTCTGGCGAAAAACCCGCAGGACTTCTGGCGGCGCTTCCACATCAGCCTGTCTGAATGGCTGAGGGATGTAGTCTTTATGCCAATCTATATGAATCTGATGAAGCTCGACTTTTTCCGACAGAACAAAACACTGGCGCAGAATATTGGCATCTTCTGCACCCTGTTTTGTATGGGGGCATGGAACGGGCTCGAACGACACTATGTTATCAGCGGCGCGCTGTTTGGCGCCATTTCGGTTGCTCACAACATGCTGCAGTGGTCAGCCAAACGCAGTCCGGCACTGAGCAATTATCTACACCATCCGGTTATTGTGTTCATCGGTCGCATTCTGACGCTGGCAAGCGCCGCGGCCTCCCTCTACATCTTTAGCGGAATGTCCCCACTATGAACCTTCACTCAGAGCTTCAGGAACTGCAAGATTTCCTCCGGGCGGCATTACTCGACCCCGCGAACCCAGATCAGTTGGCGATTAGCGGCAGCGATGACGCGATGACCTGGCAACAGCTATCCGTCGCTGTGACAGACTGGTCGCGTCGTTATCAGCACTATCAGCAGCCTGATGGCGCGCTGGTCGTGTTATATGGTCATCAGCAGGCCGAGTTTGCCGTGGCAATCTATAGCTGCCTGCTGCACAATATTCCGTATATCCCGGTGGATTGCATCTATCCGCAGGAGCGGCTCAACGAGATTTGCCATCTGGCGAGTGCACCTTATTATTACGATGTGGCGACCAGACAGTTCATTGCTACCGGTGAAGCGGGGCAGGCGTTGATCGAGCAAGATCTCGCCTATATCATGTTCACCTCCGGCAGCACTGGAAAGCCTAAAGGCGTACAGATCGGGCGTGAAAGCCTGTGGCACTTCATGAAGTGGGTGCGCCAGGATTTTTCACTGCCAGACGTGCCGGTGCTGATGAACCATGCCGTGTTCAGCTTCGATCTCTCTCTGATTCCGCTGCTGGCGAATCTGGCTACAGGGGGGCACATCGTTCTGAATGCGAAAGAGGATATCGCGGCAGAAAATTGGCTTGATCGCCTGAAAGATAACCGCGTTTCCGTCTGGGTTTCAACGCCCTCTTTCGCCTACCAGAGGTTGCTGTCTCCCCAGTTCAACAGTGAATATTTACCTGAGCTCAACGTCTTCGTGTTCATTGGCGAAGTGCTAAACAAAGCGCTGGTAAAACAGTTACGCCGCCGCTTCCCACACGCCAAAATTCTCAACTCCTATGGCCCAACGGAAGCCACTATCGCGACCACCGTCATCGAAATCACCGATGAAATCCTGCACAGTGAAAACGATCTGCTGCCGGTCGGCGTGATGATGCCGGACTCCAGAATGGAAATTACCGCTGAAGGTGAGCTGATCATTTGGGGCAAAAATGTGATGCGTGGCTATTTGGGGCTCGCGAAAGAGAATGCGGAGAAATTGCTGCATCGGGAGAGCGAAGCGTTCCGGGGCTATAGAACCGGCGACCTAGGCTACGAAAATGGGCTACTGTACTGTCAGGGTCGCAACGATAGCCAGATCAAACTGAATGGCTATCGTATTGAAATCAATGAGATTGAAAATCGTCTGCTGGCGATATCCGACATCAGCGAAGCGGTAGTTCTGCCGCTGATGAAATCGGGCGGTGGTGTTCTGCGCATCGCCGCGTTCTGCGTGACGAACTTAGCGCCAGAAGCGATTAAAACATCGCTCTCGAAGGTGATTCCGCCCTACATGGTGCCTTCCCAAATTATTATCAAAGATGCGTTGCCGCTTAATCCTAACGGCAAAATCGACCGTAAGCTGCTGGACACCCATGCCCGCACGATCTAATTACTCAGGAAAAATGATGGAACAAGAAATACTCGCGCTGTTTGAAAAGATCTTATCCCGTAAAGTGGGCTTTAACGATGAGCTGATTGAGTCCGATATTCTCGACTCTATTCTGGCGGTCGACTTGGTGCTGGAAGTGCAGGACGTTTACGGCTGTGTGATTCCACCAACCGAAGTTGCCACCGTTCTGAAGACCCCGGCGGAGCTGGCCCGCTACATTGAAGAAAACCGCGGCTAAGCCTGAAACGGCGACGGTTTTGCACGATTCAAAGACCCTGGATGCGTTTATCCGGGGTTTTTTATGGGTTTTTATTAAGGTCTATTATCTATTGATGAAAAATAGGGAGGAGTGATTCTCTATTCAAACCCTCCTAATTATTAAAATTGTATCCGTGGTGTTGAATATTTGTTGCCGATATTATCTGAAAAGATCTTTCAGCAATGGATAATACACGGAGACGTAAAATGGACTCATTCACTTTAGAAGATCGCTTTGATTATCAGCCTTTAACCCATTCCCAAGGTGAAACCTGTCATTTTGGTGTGCGTATTGAGCCTAAACAGTCAGGCGTGCATATTGGTGAATTATCGCCTACCTGGCTGCGTACATTAGTAGAGAATGAACAATTAGTGGTACTGAGAGGCTTTGATAGCTTTACGAGTGCAGAAAATTTAACAACATACTGCGCAGCCATTGGTGACATTATGCAATGGCCGTTTGGTGCCGTGTTGGAGCTGGTTGAACAACCCGATGCTACCGACCATATCTTTGCTAACAACTATGTTCCCTTGCACTGGGACGGCATGTACCTTAAAACCGTGCCCGAACTACAAGTCTTTCAATGCGTCTCAGCTGTTGGCGAAGGGCAGGGTGGGCGAACCACGTTTTCGAGTACCACCACGGCGTTACGTCTGGCGTCACCCGAAACCAAAGCGCTGTGGCAGCGTGCCACAGGTCAGTATCAGCGCGCCGTCGAGCTATACAGCAGCACCGCGCAGGCTCCTATTATCGAGCAACACCCTTACCGCACTCATCCCGTCATTCGTTTTTGTGAGCCACCGATTGCTGGCGATAAAGCGTTTTTGAACCCATCGACTTATCATTTTTCAGGCATTGAACCTGAAGAGCAAGAGCAATTACTCAGCAGCTTGCAGCATGCCTTATATGATCCACGGGTTCAGTATGCTCACCAATGG
This genomic interval from Pectobacterium aquaticum contains the following:
- the cysS gene encoding cysteine--tRNA ligase → MLKIFNTLSRQKEEFKPIHAGQVGMYVCGITVYDLCHIGHGRTFVAFDVVARYLRYLGYSLKYVRNVTDIDDKIIKRAAENGETSDQLTTRMIAEMHADFDALNILRPDAEPRATHHIADIIEMVEALIARRHAYVASNGDVMFSVDTAPGYGVLSRQDLDQLQAGARVEITEVKRNPMDFVLWKMSKPGEPHWSSPWGEGRPGWHIECSAMNCKQLGTHFDIHGGGSDLMFPHHENEIAQSSCAHDGSYVNYWMHSGMVMVDREKMSKSLNNFFTVRDVLAYYDPETVRYFLMSGHYRSQLNYSEDNLKQARAALERLYTALRGTDLSIAAHGGDEFEARFREAMDDDFNTPEAYSVLFDMAREVNRLKTEDVQAANQLASALRKLSGVLGLLEQDPEQFLQNGTQVDDEEVKEIEALIQQRKDARAAKDWALADQARDRLNEMGIVLEDGPQGTIWRRK
- the ppiB gene encoding peptidylprolyl isomerase B, with amino-acid sequence MITLHTNHGDIVINTFADKAPVTVENFLNYCRSGFYDNTIFHRVINGFMIQGGGFAPGMDQKETNATIKNEANNGLKNTRGTLAMARTNDPHSATAQFFINLVDNDFLNFRSERADGWGYCVFAEVTEGMDVVDKIKGVATGRSGMHQDVPKEDVVITHVTVSE
- the ybcJ gene encoding ribosome-associated protein YbcJ, which gives rise to MATFNLEKHPHVELCDLLKLLGWSESGAAAKLSIAAGDVTVDGQTETRKRCKIVAGQTVRFNGETVKVAE
- a CDS encoding DoxX family protein, which codes for MLGILDSVNRLLDKPDFGKLFLRVSFSILMLFHGWHKVHGGIGAIEGMLTSAGLPAFVGYGVYVGEVITPILMILGILTRPSALIFSFTMVVATLLVHPEGFVTLAKTGAWGVEGTAVFFFAGIAIALLGSGKYSVMSNPRWR
- the lpxH gene encoding UDP-2,3-diacylglucosamine diphosphatase; translation: MATLFIADLHLSIHEPAITAGFLRFLRHDAIDADALYILGDLFDAWIGDDDLQPLHATVAAELYALHQRGIPCYFVHGNRDFLIGKRFAKQSGMTLLPTETVLDLYGQKILILHGDTLCTDDRHYQQFRRRVHNPFIQRLFLLLPLSLRMRIAAKMRATSQQENQKKSQQIMDVNHDAVLERLRHYQVETMIHGHTHRPAIHQVDLGESSGRRAVLGAWHEEGSMIKVTPQNIELISFPF
- the folD gene encoding bifunctional methylenetetrahydrofolate dehydrogenase/methenyltetrahydrofolate cyclohydrolase FolD is translated as MAAKIIDGKTIAQQVKDEVAARVTQRLAEGKRAPGLAVVLVGENPASQIYVASKRKVCEEVGFISRSYDLPITTTESELLTLIDQLNADRTIDGILVQLPLPEGIDNTKVIERIAPSKDVDGFHPYNVGRLCQRAPMLRACTPRGIITLLERYNIDTFGLNAVVVGASNIVGRPMSLELLLAGCTTTVTHRFTKNLRHHVENADLLVVAVGKPGFIPGEWIKPGAIVLDVGINRLESGKVVGDVEFETAQESASYISPVPGGVGPMTVATLIQNTLQACEEYHDHAE
- the purK gene encoding 5-(carboxyamino)imidazole ribonucleotide synthase, whose translation is MKPVCVLGNGQLGRMLRQAGEPLGIAVYPVGLDAEPESVPFHNSVITAEIERWPETALTRELAEHTAFANRDIFPRLADRLTQKQLLDSLNLATAPWQLLVSADEWPHVFASLGELAIVKRRVGGYDGRGQWRLRDGEQQTLPADCYGECIVEQGINFSGEVSLVGARNTHGKCVFYPLTHNLHQDGILRTSVAFPQPDPQLQQQAEQMLSAIMNALGYVGVMAMECFIVGDHLLINELAPRVHNSGHWTQNGASISQFELHLRAILDLPLPVPVVETPSVMVNLIGTDVNTDWLALPLVHLHWYEKDVRPGRKVGHLNLPSSDTVQLQHTLQLLAPLLPEEYHSGLAWAEKKLTA
- the purE gene encoding 5-(carboxyamino)imidazole ribonucleotide mutase; the encoded protein is MSSNVAPAKIAIVMGSKSDWATMQFAAEILTTLNIPFHTEVVSAHRTPDKLFSFAEQAAQNGFDVIIAGAGGAAHLPGMLAAKTLVPVLGVPVQSSTLSGVDSLYSIVQMPRGIPVGTLAIGKAGAANAALLAAQILALHDNGIATRLADWRQAQTDDVLSHPDPREEA